One genomic segment of Desulfomicrobium sp. ZS1 includes these proteins:
- a CDS encoding universal stress protein — MKILVALDQSNYATLVLKKAMEIAAKEGAELTALTISTAPFNNLYLGELSGNFLDKIRQGVQETVQRIKDQAKAADAKVNVVAQESPSPADAIVEYAEKNGIDLIVIGNKGAGAVERFLIGSVSSKVVSHAPCSVMVVKK, encoded by the coding sequence ATGAAGATTCTGGTGGCTCTTGATCAATCGAACTACGCAACTCTGGTGCTCAAGAAAGCAATGGAAATTGCGGCCAAGGAAGGTGCGGAACTCACGGCCCTGACCATTTCCACTGCTCCTTTCAACAACCTGTATCTTGGAGAACTTTCGGGAAATTTTCTGGATAAAATTCGCCAAGGTGTCCAGGAAACCGTACAACGGATCAAGGACCAGGCCAAAGCAGCCGACGCCAAGGTGAACGTCGTCGCACAGGAAAGTCCGTCCCCGGCCGACGCCATAGTCGAGTATGCCGAGAAAAACGGAATCGACCTCATCGTCATCGGCAACAAGGGCGCGGGAGCGGTGGAACGCTTCCTCATCGGCAGCGTTTCAAGCAAGGTTGTTTCACATGCCCCGTGCTCGGTCATGGTGGTCAAGAAATAA
- a CDS encoding ATP synthase subunit I: MMNETLTLILALMAGVLLGALFFGGLWWTVRKGVSSKRPTFWFCGSLLLRMSVTLTAFHFIADGHWERLLVCLLGFLIARLIVTRLTQAVHKPACLAQEESHAA; encoded by the coding sequence ATGATGAATGAAACTTTGACACTGATCCTGGCGTTGATGGCGGGCGTTTTGCTCGGCGCGCTGTTCTTCGGCGGGCTCTGGTGGACGGTGCGGAAAGGCGTTTCGTCCAAACGGCCGACGTTTTGGTTCTGCGGCAGTCTGTTGCTGAGAATGAGCGTTACCCTGACAGCATTTCATTTTATCGCAGACGGTCATTGGGAGAGGCTGCTGGTCTGCCTCCTTGGATTTCTCATTGCGCGCCTTATCGTGACGCGGCTCACGCAAGCGGTGCATAAGCCGGCTTGCTTGGCGCAGGAAGAAAGCCATGCGGCTTAG
- the queF gene encoding NADPH-dependent 7-cyano-7-deazaguanine reductase QueF (Catalyzes the NADPH-dependent reduction of 7-cyano-7-deazaguanine (preQ0) to 7-aminomethyl-7-deazaguanine (preQ1) in queuosine biosynthesis), with product MSNSDRMVLGRQVNYSRRYDPDLLCPIPRALGRRAAGIEGAESFGHGEDIWNIYELSWLNESGKPQVAIAEVRVPLTSPSLIESKSLKLYCNSFNMTSMAGADALRETMVRDLSRAAGADVAVHIITPDMFTDITLTEPIGTCIDDPDVTGFTYEPDPTLLRTTTDPTREILFTRLFRSCCPVTGQPDWATIGISYFGPRILRDGLLRYLVSYREHQGFHEACVEKIHADIHRHCGALELEVGARFTRRGGLDINPVRSTCPGPWPNLRDPRQ from the coding sequence AACTACAGTCGGCGCTACGATCCGGATCTGCTCTGCCCCATCCCTCGCGCCCTTGGTCGCAGGGCGGCCGGTATCGAAGGCGCGGAATCTTTTGGTCATGGCGAGGACATCTGGAACATCTATGAGCTCTCGTGGCTGAACGAATCAGGCAAACCGCAGGTGGCCATAGCCGAGGTGCGGGTGCCGTTGACTTCGCCGAGCCTCATCGAGTCAAAATCGCTGAAGCTCTACTGCAACTCCTTCAACATGACTTCCATGGCTGGCGCCGACGCGTTGCGCGAAACCATGGTGCGCGACCTCTCGCGAGCCGCAGGGGCGGACGTGGCTGTGCACATCATCACCCCGGACATGTTCACCGACATCACCCTGACCGAGCCGATAGGAACATGCATTGACGATCCGGACGTGACCGGATTCACGTATGAACCGGACCCGACCCTGCTCCGGACCACAACCGATCCGACGCGTGAAATCCTCTTCACCCGCCTGTTCCGTTCCTGCTGTCCGGTGACCGGCCAGCCGGACTGGGCCACGATTGGCATATCCTATTTCGGCCCGCGCATCCTGCGCGACGGCCTGCTGCGCTATCTGGTCTCCTACCGGGAGCATCAGGGCTTCCACGAAGCCTGCGTGGAAAAAATCCATGCCGACATCCATCGCCACTGCGGCGCGTTGGAGCTTGAAGTCGGCGCACGCTTCACCCGACGCGGCGGGCTGGACATCAACCCGGTCCGCTCGACCTGCCCCGGTCCCTGGCCGAATCTGCGCGATCCACGGCAATAA
- a CDS encoding F0F1 ATP synthase subunit A, which yields MRLSPDEIIFWEYGFLKLNATIAFTWGLMLVMAIGSKIITRKLSTDLARSHWQNLLEIVVTGIEKQIEEIGLPQPQKYLDFLGTLFLFVAVASLCTVIPGYEPPTGSLSTTVALALCVFVAVPFFGIQEQGLGDYLKSYMKPTFIMLPFNIISEISRTLALAVRLFGNMMSGTMIIAILITITPFLFPIVMTMLGLLTGMVQAYIFSILAAVYIAAAIRVRKHRPEPKAKQ from the coding sequence ATGCGGCTTAGCCCCGACGAGATCATATTTTGGGAATACGGGTTTCTCAAACTCAACGCCACCATTGCATTCACGTGGGGGCTGATGCTCGTAATGGCCATTGGTTCAAAAATCATTACGCGCAAACTTTCCACGGATCTGGCACGTTCCCACTGGCAGAACCTTCTTGAAATCGTCGTCACCGGCATCGAAAAACAAATTGAAGAAATAGGCCTCCCTCAGCCGCAAAAATATCTCGACTTTCTGGGCACGCTCTTCCTTTTTGTCGCCGTAGCCAGCCTCTGCACCGTCATTCCCGGTTACGAGCCGCCGACCGGTTCGCTTTCGACCACGGTTGCGCTCGCGCTGTGCGTGTTCGTGGCCGTGCCGTTCTTCGGTATCCAAGAACAAGGGCTCGGCGACTACCTCAAGTCCTATATGAAGCCGACGTTCATTATGCTGCCTTTTAACATTATCAGTGAAATCTCGCGCACGCTGGCCCTGGCCGTCCGTCTGTTCGGCAACATGATGAGCGGGACGATGATTATCGCTATCCTGATCACGATCACTCCCTTCCTCTTTCCGATCGTCATGACCATGCTGGGGCTGCTCACCGGCATGGTGCAGGCTTACATCTTCAGCATCCTCGCCGCGGTTTACATCGCGGCCGCCATACGCGTTCGCAAACACAGGCCTGAGCCTAAGGCAAAACAGTGA
- the atpD gene encoding F0F1 ATP synthase subunit beta: MNDNTGPANSGEVVSVRGSVVDIRFYAHLPPIHSLLHAKDGKIIIEVLAQLDAHRVRGIALTPTQGLARGVAVEDTGGPLKAPVGKGILARMFDVFGNAIDRQAAPADVQWRTVHRAPPVLARRSTKSEIFETGIKVIDVLVPIERGGKAGLFGGAGVGKTVLLTEMIHNMIGHHEGVSIFCGIGERCREGEELYREMKEAGVLPNMVMVFGQMNEPPGSRFRVGHAAMTMAEYFRDDEHRDVLLLIDNIFRFIQAGMEVSGLMGQMPSRLGYQPTMGTELSRLEERIANTDAGAITSIQAVYVPADDLTDPAAVHTFSHLSASIVLSRKQASEGLYPAVDLLQSNSKMATPGIVGKRHYALAQEIRRTLAQYEQLKDIIAMLGLEQLSSDDRKVVARARRLERFLTQPFFATEQFSGIKGKLVSLKDSLDGCERILRDEFKDYPESALYMIGAIDEVKIKATSEKAAAKPGPGTKPATQAVRKPANGFKPKTKSAPQQKPEPEDENAAADIHAP, translated from the coding sequence ATGAACGATAATACCGGTCCTGCGAACAGCGGCGAGGTGGTCTCGGTACGCGGCAGTGTCGTAGATATACGTTTTTATGCCCATTTACCCCCCATCCACTCGCTTTTGCATGCGAAGGATGGGAAAATTATCATTGAGGTCTTGGCTCAACTGGACGCACATCGCGTGCGTGGCATCGCGCTGACACCCACCCAGGGTCTTGCCCGCGGCGTCGCCGTGGAAGACACGGGTGGGCCGTTGAAAGCGCCGGTCGGCAAGGGAATTCTGGCGCGAATGTTCGACGTTTTCGGAAACGCCATCGACCGCCAAGCGGCGCCCGCGGATGTCCAATGGCGTACCGTTCATCGAGCCCCGCCGGTGCTGGCACGGCGATCCACCAAATCCGAAATTTTCGAGACCGGGATCAAGGTCATCGATGTACTCGTGCCGATCGAGCGCGGCGGCAAAGCGGGTCTGTTCGGTGGGGCGGGAGTGGGCAAGACGGTGTTGCTCACCGAAATGATTCACAACATGATCGGACACCACGAAGGCGTAAGCATTTTTTGCGGCATCGGCGAGCGCTGTCGCGAAGGCGAAGAACTGTACCGGGAGATGAAGGAAGCCGGCGTACTTCCGAACATGGTGATGGTCTTCGGGCAGATGAACGAGCCGCCGGGCAGCCGATTTCGCGTGGGCCATGCGGCGATGACCATGGCCGAGTATTTCCGCGACGACGAACATCGCGACGTGCTGCTGCTCATCGACAATATTTTCCGATTCATCCAAGCCGGTATGGAGGTGTCCGGCCTGATGGGGCAAATGCCGTCACGCCTGGGTTATCAGCCAACCATGGGCACCGAGTTATCACGGTTGGAGGAACGCATCGCCAACACTGATGCCGGGGCCATCACATCCATCCAGGCGGTGTATGTGCCGGCAGACGATTTGACCGATCCGGCGGCCGTGCACACGTTTTCACATCTCTCGGCGTCCATCGTGCTTTCGCGCAAGCAAGCCAGTGAAGGACTCTACCCGGCTGTCGATCTGCTGCAATCCAACTCCAAAATGGCCACACCCGGCATCGTCGGAAAACGGCATTACGCCTTGGCACAGGAAATCCGGCGGACGCTCGCGCAATATGAACAACTCAAGGACATCATTGCCATGCTCGGCCTGGAGCAACTGTCATCCGACGATCGCAAGGTGGTTGCCCGCGCCCGACGCCTGGAGAGATTCCTCACACAACCTTTTTTCGCCACCGAACAATTTAGCGGCATCAAGGGAAAACTCGTCAGTCTCAAAGACTCGCTCGACGGCTGCGAACGAATCCTGCGCGATGAATTCAAGGACTACCCGGAAAGCGCCCTCTACATGATCGGAGCGATTGACGAAGTGAAAATAAAAGCCACGTCCGAGAAAGCGGCAGCCAAACCCGGCCCCGGGACCAAACCTGCGACGCAGGCTGTCCGGAAGCCTGCCAATGGTTTCAAGCCCAAAACAAAGTCCGCACCGCAACAAAAACCTGAACCGGAGGACGAAAATGCCGCAGCCGACATTCATGCGCCTTAA
- a CDS encoding DUF2254 domain-containing protein codes for MNKFRQLWSNLRSSFWFMPSLIVAFSIALAIALVEVDSVGNDQWLARWPRLFGAGVEGARGMMSTIAGSMMTVVGVTFSMILMVLALASSQYSSRILRNFMRSRVTQVVLGIFAGIFTYSLIVLRTIRGGDEGAFVPSLAVFFGFALALGGVGALMFFIHYIASSIQASNIIASVANETIHSIERLFPENLGQGSAENNDNPTPKLLAERNWRTVPAGENGYIQIVNNAALLRMARDKNTIVRMERGIGEFVVRDSALVSLALEDPLDQETIAALQEAFTVSRHRTVEQDAAFGIRQIVDVALKALSPGINDTTTAVMCVDYLTAILACLAPRQIPSLYRYEEEKLLVVAKGPSFESLLAKSFDQIRSNAKGNVVIMSRMLDAIETLAGLMADPLRRKALLDHVQWISELAERTIESTHDRARINAQLTRLREILV; via the coding sequence ATGAATAAATTCAGGCAACTTTGGAGCAATCTGCGGTCCAGCTTTTGGTTTATGCCTTCATTGATTGTCGCATTCAGCATAGCTTTGGCGATAGCTTTGGTCGAAGTGGACTCAGTCGGCAACGACCAATGGCTGGCCCGGTGGCCGCGCCTGTTTGGGGCCGGGGTGGAAGGTGCGCGCGGGATGATGTCCACGATTGCCGGTTCGATGATGACCGTGGTGGGCGTCACATTTTCCATGATCCTGATGGTACTGGCGCTGGCATCGAGTCAATACTCCTCGCGCATCCTGCGGAACTTCATGCGCAGCCGCGTCACGCAGGTCGTACTTGGCATCTTCGCCGGAATTTTCACCTACAGCCTGATCGTGTTGCGCACCATTCGCGGCGGCGATGAGGGAGCATTTGTTCCAAGCCTGGCGGTGTTCTTTGGTTTCGCGCTGGCGCTCGGAGGCGTGGGTGCCCTCATGTTCTTCATTCATTACATCGCCTCTTCGATCCAGGCGTCCAATATCATCGCTTCCGTTGCCAACGAAACTATCCACAGCATCGAGCGGCTTTTCCCGGAAAACCTTGGACAAGGATCTGCCGAAAACAATGACAACCCGACGCCGAAACTTCTGGCCGAACGGAATTGGCGCACAGTTCCGGCCGGAGAGAACGGCTACATACAGATTGTGAATAACGCTGCGCTGCTGCGTATGGCGCGGGACAAAAATACCATCGTACGAATGGAACGCGGCATTGGTGAATTCGTTGTCCGGGACTCCGCGCTGGTCTCGCTCGCTCTGGAAGACCCGTTGGATCAAGAAACGATTGCCGCCCTACAGGAAGCGTTCACCGTCAGTCGCCACCGCACGGTGGAACAGGACGCGGCCTTCGGCATCAGGCAGATCGTGGATGTGGCATTGAAAGCGCTCTCTCCCGGCATCAACGACACAACAACAGCCGTGATGTGCGTGGATTATCTGACGGCGATACTGGCCTGCCTGGCGCCTCGACAAATTCCGTCATTGTACCGCTACGAGGAAGAAAAACTACTCGTGGTTGCAAAGGGACCCAGCTTCGAAAGCTTGCTGGCCAAATCGTTCGATCAAATTCGAAGCAATGCCAAAGGCAATGTCGTCATCATGTCTCGAATGCTCGATGCCATTGAAACTCTTGCAGGTTTAATGGCCGACCCACTGCGCAGGAAGGCTCTTCTCGATCACGTTCAATGGATCTCAGAACTGGCCGAGCGTACCATCGAGTCCACGCATGACCGCGCGAGAATAAACGCTCAACTGACGCGCCTGCGAGAAATTCTTGTATGA
- a CDS encoding F0F1 ATP synthase subunit epsilon, with amino-acid sequence MPQPTFMRLKILLPFGIFAEKNDVSRIVAETREGSFGLLPHRLDCVAALTPGILIYENEAEGEIYVAVDEGSLVKTGPDVFVSVRNAIEGKDLGLLRETVEQEFLNFNEREQIVRSVMAKMESGFIRRFAEFHHE; translated from the coding sequence ATGCCGCAGCCGACATTCATGCGCCTTAAAATCCTCCTGCCTTTTGGAATCTTCGCCGAAAAAAACGACGTTTCACGCATCGTCGCAGAGACCCGCGAAGGGTCGTTCGGACTTTTGCCACACAGGCTCGACTGCGTCGCGGCGCTTACGCCCGGAATTCTGATCTACGAAAACGAAGCGGAGGGTGAAATTTACGTAGCCGTCGATGAAGGAAGCCTGGTCAAGACCGGTCCTGATGTGTTTGTCTCTGTGCGTAACGCAATTGAAGGAAAGGACTTGGGCCTTTTGCGCGAGACGGTGGAGCAGGAATTTCTGAACTTCAACGAGCGGGAGCAGATCGTCCGCTCGGTGATGGCGAAAATGGAGAGCGGTTTTATCCGCCGCTTTGCGGAATTTCATCATGAATGA
- a CDS encoding AtpZ/AtpI family protein produces the protein MNERSELKNTKDRTTFSQKVGAKAARKLKARRNPTPGIWFGLGMMGLIGWSVVIPTLLGAALGIWLDHHHPGSHSWTLALLVAGLAIGCFNAWHWVSKEDREMRKEQEDNDE, from the coding sequence ATGAATGAAAGATCGGAACTCAAAAACACGAAAGACCGGACCACGTTCAGTCAAAAAGTCGGCGCCAAGGCGGCGCGCAAGCTCAAGGCGCGACGCAACCCCACGCCGGGCATCTGGTTTGGCCTGGGTATGATGGGGCTTATAGGCTGGTCGGTGGTGATTCCAACGCTGCTCGGCGCGGCGCTCGGCATCTGGCTGGACCACCACCATCCGGGAAGCCACTCTTGGACACTGGCACTGCTCGTGGCCGGGCTCGCAATCGGCTGTTTTAATGCCTGGCATTGGGTGTCCAAAGAAGACAGGGAAATGAGGAAGGAACAGGAGGACAATGATGAATGA
- a CDS encoding pirin family protein, protein MRRAIKALYKGEPVTEGAGVKLRRIFGYYEAPEFDPFLLFDDFRSDKPEDFKRGFPWHPHRGIETITYVIKGDIQHGDSLGNTGVISSGDVQWMTAGSGIVHQEMPKGDPNGSMHGFQLWANLPAAEKMMVPRYRGLTAAQIPQTILADGTRIKVIAGHVHGVHGPMDDIVIQPRYLDCDVPAEIGFTHTLPDNHTAFIYVIEGAGGVEGQAVTNRDLVLFGPGDSLAIEAGPEGIRFLLISGRPLGEPIAWRGPIVMNTKAELELAFMEYHEGTFIKHPINQPL, encoded by the coding sequence ATGCGACGAGCAATCAAGGCCTTATATAAGGGCGAGCCCGTGACCGAAGGAGCGGGCGTGAAGCTGCGACGGATTTTCGGCTATTACGAGGCCCCTGAATTCGATCCCTTCCTTTTGTTCGACGATTTCAGGTCCGACAAACCCGAGGATTTCAAACGCGGTTTCCCCTGGCATCCTCACCGAGGCATCGAAACCATCACCTATGTCATCAAAGGAGATATCCAGCACGGCGATAGTCTGGGCAATACGGGTGTCATCTCCAGCGGCGACGTGCAATGGATGACCGCAGGCTCGGGCATTGTCCATCAAGAGATGCCGAAGGGCGACCCAAACGGTTCCATGCACGGCTTTCAACTCTGGGCCAATCTGCCGGCGGCCGAAAAAATGATGGTCCCGCGCTACCGTGGACTGACAGCTGCGCAGATCCCACAAACGATTCTTGCCGACGGCACGCGGATCAAGGTCATCGCCGGACATGTCCACGGCGTGCACGGCCCCATGGACGATATTGTCATCCAGCCGAGGTATCTGGATTGCGACGTCCCCGCCGAAATCGGGTTCACCCACACCCTGCCCGACAACCACACCGCCTTCATCTACGTCATCGAAGGCGCGGGCGGGGTAGAGGGCCAAGCGGTGACTAACCGCGACCTGGTCCTCTTCGGCCCCGGAGACTCGCTGGCCATTGAGGCGGGCCCGGAAGGAATCCGCTTCCTGCTGATCAGCGGGCGCCCTTTGGGCGAACCCATCGCCTGGCGCGGACCCATCGTCATGAACACCAAGGCCGAACTCGAACTGGCCTTCATGGAATACCACGAAGGGACCTTCATCAAGCACCCCATCAACCAGCCCCTCTAA